CGTTCCATTCCTATTTCGTATTTTCAACCTAAACGCCTTCTGCTTCGTGCTTCGGCGTCAACTCCTCCCACCCAGAAAGCCCGTTTCGTTGCTCGCCGTAAGGAGTCTGTTTCGGTTCAACAACTCCAACGTCCCCTAAGTAATGTTAGACACACCCATAGTTAATTAATTCTCTTATTGTTATTTGAGTTTGAAGAGggtaattttaattgattaattgataTTGTTAGAGAATATAATTCTAGAGTAAGTTAGAATAAGTTTGGTTAAGAAGTTAGTTAGGGAACACAAGGCTATAAAAAAGTGTTTCATGGTATAGTTTActatctttttaatctttaatattaaatattataaggaATTTTCTTTTGCATCAAACTTATTTTCAATATGAGTTTCATCTTTTCGATCTCGTTGTTTCTAACAGATAgagtaataatttgattttgtgtgtgtaGTTGAATACATGAAGTTGCCAGCTAGTCAATATTCAGTGTTGGATGCGGAGAGGATTGAGCGTGTGAGTGAGGACACATTCAGGTGTTACGTATACACAATTAAGTTTTTCTCCTTTGAGGTTTGTCCTGTTTTGCTAGTCAAGGTTGAAGAGCAACCTCATGGCTGCTGTATAAAGCTCTTGTCCTGCAAGCTTGAAGGCTCGCCCATGGTCGCAGCTCAAAACGATAAGTTTGATGGTGAGGATTATATGCTAAAATATTATGACGATTAAACAATCATTTTGGGTTCTGAAATTGTAAGTGACTTGCAATTTGAGACCCTAAATTTACTAATTATCAAATTTCTCCCCCAAATTGTTTAAAGTGAGTCAAAATGCTCCTTTCATCAATTATTTTAAGGAGCATTTTGCCTACGAGTTAGAAAGTTCAAAGAGCATTTTAAGTTTCGATTGACGTTAAAAAATTTGAGGGAGCATTTTGATAGTTCGTAAGTTTGAGGTGATACAAAATGGTGGTTTACTTTATTAAGATTGTATGTTACAAAGTGtatgtgtattttttataagGAATGCCTTTTCCTAGGTGAATATGGAAtggtaataattttaattgctgattttgtcTTGACGAATCTAAATAGGATGAACTAGAGATAATACTTTCTATTGAAAAATCTCAGCCGATAGATAAAGATTAAATGGCTTATTTTTTTAGATGTATTCTAAAACTGATTCTGTGAAGTCAGAATACGTGTTGTCTGATCTTCGTCCAACTGTCAAGACCCCTTAGTGTGTGTCTTCGTGCAAGGAAACTAGGCCCAAAATGTAGACTCACAATACAACTAGGGCAGAAGAAAAGGAAGAGTTCTATAGGTGAGACTATTCGTTTAAACTAGTAAATGTGAATCATGTGACGATGATTCTACAATTATATGTATACATTGATTTAAACCACAAAATCAGAGGCAGTTTTCTTGTACCCTTCTTgagaaaaggaaaaacaaaatctGTAGGATATGTCATGCCATGTGATTCATGCTACTTTCAGGAATGCATTTTCAATACTTTAATATGGTAATGCAGCTATAATGGTGAACCGGATATCATGTGAGAGCGACTCAAATGAATCATTGGTGCAGCAACTCAAATCAGACACTATAATTGAGGTACTATTATACTCTAGTTTCCTAttgtttttttgtgattttaatttgtgtGATTTTGGTTGAAATTTTCTTTGGATTGCTTATTTCAATTCAGGTGAGCATTGAAATTCCTTTTGCTTTCAAAGCAATACCAAAGCAAGCAATTGAGTCAGCTGGGACTCAAGTCCTTGAACAAATA
The genomic region above belongs to Cicer arietinum cultivar CDC Frontier isolate Library 1 chromosome 4, Cicar.CDCFrontier_v2.0, whole genome shotgun sequence and contains:
- the LOC101508004 gene encoding uncharacterized protein — translated: MASSLLRSIPISYFQPKRLLLRASASTPPTQKARFVARRKESVSVQQLQRPLIEYMKLPASQYSVLDAERIERVSEDTFRCYVYTIKFFSFEVCPVLLVKVEEQPHGCCIKLLSCKLEGSPMVAAQNDKFDAIMVNRISCESDSNESLVQQLKSDTIIEVSIEIPFAFKAIPKQAIESAGTQVLEQILKIMLPRFMSQLVKDYQAWASGNTSRQPLGSGEI